The following coding sequences lie in one Aspergillus puulaauensis MK2 DNA, chromosome 3, nearly complete sequence genomic window:
- a CDS encoding uncharacterized protein (COG:S;~EggNog:ENOG410Q2KD;~TransMembrane:1 (i62-87o)): protein MTDSHHPKHPTMALVRDPWFWRRFSRAVHLDEEVRTPTEEKQTTIWSDNWLDSQRRKRRKSALCGCLICVAIAVFIAAVVVVIWWFWAHNWLQDKPS, encoded by the exons ATGACCGACTCTCACCATCCCAAGCATCCTACGATGGCTCTTGTTCGCGACCCTTGGTTCTGGCGCCGATTCTCACGCGCTGTACActtggacgaggaggtgaGGACTCCAACCGAGGAGAAGCAAACCACAATTTGGTC AGATAACTGGCTGGACAGCCAGCGCCGGAAACGGCGGAAGAGTGCGCTATGCGGGTGTCTAATTTGCGTTGCCATTGCGGTTTTTATTGCAGCTGTTGTCGTCGTTATTTGGTGGTTTTGGGCACACAACTGGTTGCAGGATAAGCCGTCCTGA
- a CDS encoding uncharacterized protein (SECRETED:SignalP(1-21)), protein MSLDFLLFFFFPFCWLIGITSQSTLVSSQYGPNHLLLTVLPLLNALINTRHRLNPAPPPATILRPRRLRLQLPKHNLRRSHRRNRNRVNSRNTAANLALAHMHDDHGHQRGREDGRADLYQFIGVSDE, encoded by the exons ATGAGCCTCgattttttacttttttttttttttccattttGCTGGTTGATTGGGATAACCAGTCAGTCAACGCTGGTTTCGAGTCAATATG GCCCCAATCACCTTCTCCTCACtgtcctccctctcctcaacgccctcatcaacaccagaCACAGACTCAACCCCGCACCTCCTCCCGCGACAATCCTCCGGCCCCGGCGACTCAGGCTGCAACTGCCCAAGCACAATCTCCGGCGGAGCCATCGCCGGAATCGTAATCGGGTCAATAGCCGGAACACTGCTGCTAATCTGGCTTTGGCGCACATGCATGACGACCACGGCCATcaacgaggccgagaagacGGGCGCGCCGATTTATACCAGTTCATCGGGGTATCCGACGAATGA
- a CDS encoding putative acetamidase (COG:I,J,T;~EggNog:ENOG410PIXP;~InterPro:IPR023631,IPR036928;~PFAM:PF01425): MIPPFDYFSYRRARSVKQQERAARFASLSPHYHAAFTQTDRTLVNKPIEELVQEVQGGSLSATDVLKTYGKIAVKAQEKTNCVTELLLPEAEAWAQNEANLKGPLAGVPISLKDSIQVKGFDTTLGYSRLAGKPYADDGPLVKLLKDAGAVPYAKTALPVTLLSFESANPVWGTCLNPHVPQYSPGGSTGGEGALLALGGRIGIGSDVAGSVRVPAAWSGIYSLRCSTGRWPKNGVNTSMAGQEGVASVFSPMARTLNDLTYFSRSIINMKPWKYDYTVHPIAWRGEEESDAKSKRLRVGLMAYDGVIPATPAIQRAVATTAAALSAAGHEVVEITPPSTADPFTGLHLASQLLNADGCETFNSHFYSFEPSDPGAAQLSLIANLPRPLRYLYYLYVRYIRRDEKWAALIRTLGPKSAAHQWKLVARREAFRSTWHAWWDEESQQYDFILCPVNATPALPHRAMKDAVSSCGYTFLWNLLDYSAGVLPVSHVDPKKDALAAPYKTVLKQLGANHALSRGAWKHYDASKMAGLPTAVQVVGRRWEEEKVLGYMAAVEGALEQFHDPITGEGGKYPLIELD; the protein is encoded by the exons ATGATTCCGCCATTTGATTATTTTTCCTACCGCCGCGCTCG GAGCGTCAAGCAGCAAGAACGAGCTGCGCGATTCGCTTCTTTGTCCCCTCACTACCATGCCGCATTTACACAAACAGACAGAACTCTCGTAAATAAGCCAATCGAAGAGCTGGTCCAGGAGGTCCAGGGCGGCTCTCTCTCCGCAACCGATGTCCTTAAGACGTATGGCAAGATTGCCGTGAAAGCACAAGAGAAGACAAACTGTGTCACAGAACTTTTGCTCCCAGAGGCCGAGGCCTGGGCCCAGAACGAGGCAAACCTCAAGGGCCCATTAGCCGGCGTACCAATCTCATTGAAGGACTCGATCCAGGTTAAAGGTTTTGACACCACGCTAGGCTACTCCCGTTTGGCAGGGAAACCATATGCGGATGACGGGCCGCTTGTGAAACTTTTGAAGGATGCAG GTGCGGTACCTTATGCGAAGACCGCCCTTCCTGTCACGCTTCTGTCCTTCGAGTCAGCCAACCCTGTCTGGGGAACTTGCCTTAACCCTCACGTCCCACAGTACTCCCCTGGGGGTTCAACAGGCGGAGAAGGTGCCTTGCTCGCCCTCGGTGGTCGGATTGGCATTGGTTCGGATGTCGCAGGCTCTGTACGTGTTCCTGCTGCTTGGAGTGGAATTTACTCCCTCCGTTGCAGCACTGGTCGATGGCCGAAGAATGGCGTCAATACCAGTATGGCGGGCCAGGAAGGAGTAGCAAGTGTTTTTAGCCCTATGGCCCGCACACTAAATGATCTAACGTACTTTTCGCGATCTATCATTAATATGAAGCCGTGGAAATATGATTACACGGTCCATCCTATCGCCTGGCgaggtgaagaggagagtgACGCAAAGAGTAAAAGGTTGAGGGTTGGGCTGATGGCATATGATG GCGTTATACCCGCAACACCGGCTATCCAGCGCGCCGTCGCGACCACCGCTGCAGCACTCTCCGCTGCAGGTCACGAAGTCGTGGAGATCACCCCTCCATCAACCGCAGATCCTTTTACTGGCCTCCACCTTGCTTCCCAACTGCTGAATGCGGACGGCTGTGAGACCTTCAACTCGCACTTTTACAGTTTTGAGCCCTCCGATCCTGGCGCCGCCCAGCTCTCATTGATCGCCAACCTGCCTCGTCCTTTGCGATACCTCTACTATCTGTATGTGCGGTATATCCGACGTGACGAAAAATGGGCGGCATTGATCCGAACCTTGGGCCCCAAGAGTGCAGCCCACCAATGGAAGCTTGTCGCCCGGCGTGAGGCTTTCCGCTCAACCTGGCACGCATGGTGGGACGAGGAGTCACAGCAGTACGACTTCATTCTGTGTCCAGTGAATGCAACGCCGGCGCTCCCACATCGGGCGATGAAAGACGCCGTCTCATCCTGCGGGTACACTTTCCTCTGGAATCTGCTTGACTATAGTGCTGGCGTGCTGCCGGTGTCGCATGTCGATCCCAAGAAGGACGCTCTTGCGGCTCCATACAAGACGGTGTTGAAACAGCTGGGTGCCAACCACGCCCTCTCACGGGGTGCGTGGAAGCACTATGATGCGAGCAAGATGGCGGGGCTCCCGACAGCAGTGCAAGTCGTTGGCAGGAgatgggaggaagagaaggttCTTGGATACATGGCGGCGGTAGAGGGCGCGCTGGAACAGTTCCACGACCCGATTACCGGTGAAGGAGGCAAGTATCCGCTGATCGAGCTTGATTGA